One part of the uncultured Celeribacter sp. genome encodes these proteins:
- the ccmE gene encoding cytochrome c maturation protein CcmE, with the protein MAGLKNLKKTRRIQVFAVAAVALAIATGMIGYAMRDGINLFRAPAQVMEEPPHEGEIFRLGGLVEDGSLVRGEGTEVRFSVTDGAATIPVRFEGVLPDLFGENQGMIGTGTLQDGVFVATEILAKHDETYMPKEVIDALKEQGVYEAPES; encoded by the coding sequence ATGGCCGGTCTGAAAAACCTCAAGAAAACCCGCCGCATTCAGGTCTTTGCGGTGGCGGCGGTTGCCCTGGCGATTGCCACGGGGATGATCGGCTATGCCATGCGCGACGGCATCAACCTGTTTCGGGCCCCCGCGCAGGTGATGGAAGAACCGCCCCACGAAGGCGAGATTTTCCGCCTGGGGGGGCTGGTCGAAGATGGTTCTCTGGTGCGTGGTGAGGGCACGGAGGTGCGCTTTTCCGTGACCGATGGGGCGGCAACGATACCGGTTCGGTTCGAAGGGGTTCTGCCGGATCTTTTCGGTGAAAATCAGGGCATGATCGGGACTGGAACCCTGCAGGACGGCGTGTTCGTGGCGACCGAAATTCTGGCAAAACACGATGAGACCTATATGCCCAAAGAGGTGATCGACGCATTGAAAGAGCAGGGGGTCTATGAGGCCCCGGAAAGCTGA